The sequence CGTCTAAACCATCCCTGAACTCGGCAAGTTCCAACCATTTAAGTCCCAGGGATATGCCCTGAAATCAGTCTGCAAACAACTCTCCAGTGTTTGCTTTAGCATTAGGAGACTGACTATGATGAGTGCGATAGATCGTGACAATTTGCGGAAGTGCTATGCTGCTGGGCAACGAAATTTTGTAGCCGTTAATTTAACAGGCATTTCGTTGGAACGGGTTGACTTAACCGCCGCAGATCTGACCAGAGCAATCCTCAATTCTGTAGACTTAACCCGTGCCGTTTTGATACAGACCAATCTCAGGAATGCATCTTTATACTCGGCTAACTTGAGTTACGCCAAGCTGAACCGCGCTAACTTAAGTGGCGCGGATCTGACTAAAGCTAACCTCAAAGGCGCAACATTAGTCGGTGCAGATCTGCGAGAAGCACGGTTAAGCGGTGCTATTTTGACTGGAGTCAACATGCGATCGGCAAATTTAGCCGGAGTTAACCTGTGTGGGGCTGATTTGCGAGGCATTAACTTGCGATCGGCAGATCTGACCGGGGCTAACCTCAACTGGGCAAATCTCAGTGGAGCCAGATTAAGCGGTGCTCAACTGGATGGAGCTTCGCTGATTGGGGTCAAACTCAGTGACGCATTCCTGAATGGCGTTGACTTGCAAGGAGTTGACCTGGATGGCGTGAATTTGAGTGGTGCCAGGCTCAGTGGCGCAAACCTCACATCTGCCAATCTCACCGCCGCTAACTTGAGTCACACCCAACTGCGAGTGGCGTATTTGATGCGATCGAACTTGCACGCAGCAGATTTGAGTGCAGCAGATTTGAGGCGATCGGATCTCAGTGCTGCAAATCTCAGTCAAGCCAACCTGGGTCAAGCCGATTTCAGTGAGGCAGACCTGACTGGAGCCGCACTCAATTCAGCTAACCTGTTCAAGGCAAACTTCAACCGGGCTTGCTTGAGAGAAGCTTATTTGTGGGGGGCGAAGTTGATCGGAACTAACTTACAGCAGGCAAACTTAACCAAAGCCAGTTTGCGGGGTGGTGCACTGGACGAAGCGAAACAACAAGCTGTTGTTTTTACCGGAGCCATTATGCCCGATGGCAAAGTGCATTCCTGACAGGAAATTAATAGAAGCGATCGCCCAGTTTCTAGTGTTTTTTAGCTTCAGAAATAGCCATCAATTCGCTACTAGAACTGTGTCATTTGCCTGTTTGATTAAATTTGATAAAACGCTGTCTCTTCGGCGAAAAAAGTCATCCAACCGTTCAAAGTAATCATCGGAAACTGCATTTTGTACCGAAGGTCTTTGGAGAAGTGCTTCGCGCCAAGCGTTGACTTTAGGCGTGTGGGTAAAAAAGCCAAAATTCTGATACTGCTCAAAGGCTACAAAGTAGCGAAACACTGGAGCATAAACGGCATCAATCAGGGAAAACTTCTCTCCTACAAAGTAAGGCTCAGCATTTAACTGCGTTTCTAATATCTCAAAACTGGCAATCAAATCCTGACGTTTTGCTGCAAAACTATCTTCATCTTTTGCAGCATAAAATCCTGCAATTTTAGATAGAATATTGGAGCCAAATTCAATCCACGATCGATGTTTTGCTTTTAGCAGTGGATCAGCAGGATGCAATGATCCGGGTGTTATTTCATCCAGATATTCGCAAATCACAGCCGATTCAAACAACACTTCGTTATCGACTAATAAAAGCGGTACTTTACCCAACGGAGAAATCTTTAGGAACCAATCGGGTTTGTTTGATAGGTCAATGTATTCTCGTTCGTGAGGAATTTGTTTCTCTGTCAAGGTGATAATTGAACGCTGCACATAGGGACAGAGGTGAAAACTGATCAGTTTCAGCATGGGCAATTTAGTAGCCATGGTTCACGCTCCGTAATAAAAACGCTCATGAACCACTTTGCCATCCTTCCATTGCTGCACTGAAACCTGGTAATAGGTGCGTTTGCCCCATTCAGCGTGGGTGTAATCTAAAAACCACTCTGAGATGATGACATTCTCACCAAAGGCGACATTTTTCAGTTCTGCCGCCCGAAACTCAACCAGATTCGCGAAAAAGGCTTCTTCTCGTGCCCGATTTGCCACTTTTCCCACGGTTGCAGGAGCCTCATTTTCTTGCATCACGACATCATCACCATAATATTTCTCGAAAATCTGCATCACCTGCCCCTGCGCGATGAGTTGCTGGATGTCAGCAAATATCGCTTTTAGCTCAGTGGTAGGTTGTAGTTCCGTCGTCATTGCTCATTCCTCCATTTGTTGCGACTAAGATAATTGCATATAAACTAATTGCAATTGCAACTAAAATTAAATTAACAGCATTTAGTTGAAAGTGCAACTACTTTCTCCGATACTGATGAATACAGAGTCCAAGCCTGACTGGTACCGTCTCTCAAAACCTGGGCTACACATTCATACATCTGTAAGGGTGATTCACGAACCGCCCCTAATCCTTCTGTCGTTCTACTTTTGGAGATTGGTGCTAGATCCTTTACGTAACTCAACCTGGCGATTGTTTTTGACCGCTCACACTCGCCTGATCGCTCGCATTGAGCAAAACCTGACCGCAGCAAAGCTGCCACCTCTGGAGTGGTATGACGTGCTGTTTGCCCTGAAAGAAGCCGAGGGTTATCGTTTGCGACTGAGTGAACTAGCCGAGCGCGTCTTATTGAGCCGCAGCAATCTGACCCGACTGGTCGATCGCCTGGAAAAAGCCGAGCTATTGCGCCGAGAACCCTGCCCCAGCGATCGCCGAGGAACTTTTGCGATCCTCACCGAAACCGGATTAACGATGCAGCAACAGATGTGGGTCGTTTACAGCGAAGGCATTGCTGACTATTTCGCCTCTCACCTTAACGACGACGAGGTAAAAACGTTGCAGGTTATCTTTCAGCGATTGTTAGGTGTGGCAGATTAGGGGTTGGGTGTAGGGTGTAGGGTGTGGGGTGTAGAGTGCAGAGGGGTGTGGAGGAGTAGGGGAGTGAGGGAGTAAAGCTCCTTTTTATCCTTTATCCTTCAGCCTTTATCCTTTATTGCTCTTCTTTCTGCTTTTTTCTCTCTTCTTTCTTCTCTCTTCCCCTCACCGTCTCAACTCAAAACTCTGCACTAAGGTTGTCTCCAAGGTGCCTTCAAATGCAGGACGCATGGCTGTTAGCAACACCACAATGCTGTCTTCATCGGGAGAGGCGTAGACTTCTCGGATGGAATAACGCAAGATGCCGTTGAGGAAGCGACTGAGGGAGCCGAGCGATCGCCGTTGTCCGGCATACTGCGCCTCTAGGCGAAAGGCAGCCCGACTGGGTTCAGCCCGTTGTTGCAACACCAACCGCACTGAACGGCGATCGCCCAGGTTGACATTCACGGTTTCTGTGCCATCTGCCGTACGAGAACGAGAGGCGATCGTCAGGGGAATCCCAGCAACCGGGGGAGTTAGCCCCAACTCTTGCCGCAATGTCCAGGTCTGTTGCAGCAAATCCGTTTCCGCATCGCGGACGCTTAGATTGGAGTCAGACTCACCATAGCGAGTCTCCAGACATCCCCCGGCAACGCAGGTGCTATCGGCGATGTCGATCACCTGCAACACGGCTTTGGGGATGCCGGAACCCAAATTGCGTGAGGTTTCCAGGTAGACATAGTACTGGCTGTCACTGGAGAACCCTGCCATACGGCGAGTCGATCTAATGGTGGTTGCTAGCCCTGGAGTGGCAAGAACAATCAGGGCGATCGCCACCGATAACGCTAACCAACGGCGGTATTGCATAACGCCTATTTTTTACCGAATCCTCTGCCCCGGTTCGTGCTAGGAACGCAAACACACGCCTGGAGTTGTTCCTTAATGGCATCATGATCCAGGTTTTGCCCAATCAGCACCAGTTGGTTTTTGGGTGCACTCTTCCACTCACTGTCGTCTAGAGTGAAGCGTCTGCCGCTGAGGTGGAAAATGTGGCGACGGGGGGAGCCATCATCGTTGCGGCTCTCGTCAAACCAGAGAATTCCCTTCGCCCGGAACACATTCGCTGGCAATTGGTTGTCGAGGAAGTATTGGAACTTACGAATGGCAAAGGGGCGATCGCTCTGGAAGGACACCGATGTAAATCCATCAATCTCTAAATGGTTGGAATGATGGTGGTCATGATCGTGGTCATGAGTGCAGTGGCCATGATCGTGATCGCAGGCAGAGTGGTCATGGTGATCGTGGTCATGGTGATGCTCATGGTCGTGATCGTGGTGGCTGTGAGCATGATGATCGTGGTCATGACCGTGATGGTCATGATCGTGATGGTCGTGATCATGCCCCTTCGCACCTTCATCAAAGTAGTTGCTGGCATCAAACAAGCCCACGCTCAAGATCAGCGGCAGTGGCACCTGAGATTTAGTCGTACGGAGAATCCGAGCCTCATCAGTTGTCGTTCCACGCACTTGCTTAATCGTGTCGCGTACCTTGACTTCGAGCAGATCCAAATCGGCTTCATCCACCAGGTCGGCTTTGTTCAGCAGAATGATGTCGCCGTAAACAATCTGGTTCAAGGCTGCCTGGCTATTAAACAAATCAAGGCTGTAGTTGGCAGAGTCAACCACCGTCACGATCGAATCTAACCGGGTTAAATCCCGCAATTCAGTTCCCAAAAAGGTTAATGCCACCGGAAGGGGATCAGCTAAACCTGTGGTTTCAACCACCAGGTAGTCAATCTTGTCTTGCCGTTCTAAAACTTTGTAGACCGCTTCCAGCAAGTCGTTATTGATGGTGCAACAGATACAGCCGTTACTGAGTTCCACCATGTTGTTGTCATCTCCCGTATCGACAATCAATTCGTTGTCAATACCAATCTCGCCAAACTCATTCACCAGAACGGCGGTCTTCAGACCCTCCTGATTGGTCAGGATGTGGTTCAGCAGGGTCGTTTTGCCACTGCCAAGAAATCCTGTAATGATGGTGACTGGCAGACCTCGCTTGAGGTCATTCATCGTTTCAGATTGAGCGGGAGTGACGGCTGACGGCATAGTGCAATAAATAAAATGTCAGAGAGTGTAAGGTTACATTTCAAAAGCAATGAGTTTCAGGAACCTTGCCAACATTTCAGCCAAGGAGTCCAGAATAATTGCCATAGTAGATGAAGCTACTCCATTATTGCGTATCTATTTAAGGTTAGGCTGGGGAATAGTTTTCGACTCCCTATCTTTCCGATTCACTTTATTCATTAGCGATCGCCTCTTATCATGTCCCTGACCTTCTACAACAGCCTCATCCGCCACAAGGAACCCTTTGAGCCGCTAGAACCGGGCAAGGTAAAGATGTATTGCTGTGGTGTAACGGTCTATGACTATTGCCATTTGGGTCATGCGCGATCGTACATCGTCTGGGATACAGTGCGGCGTTACTTGCAGTGGCGTGGGTTTGATGTGCGATATGTGCAAAATTTCACCGATATCGACGACAAGATCCTGAAGCGGGCACAACAGGAAGGCTCCTCCATGCAAGCGGTGTCAGAAAAGTTTATTCAGGCTTACTTTGAGGACATGGCGCGACTCAACATTCGAGAAGCCGATGAGTATCCCAGAGCCACGTACACCCTGGATGGCATCAAGCGACTCATTCACGAGTTAGAGCAAAAAGGCATTGCCTATCCTGCCGAAGGGGATGTCTATTACGCTGTGCGGAAGTTTCCCGAATATGGCAAGCTGTCGGGACGCAAGCTAGACGACATGCAAGCCGGAGCCAGCGGACGGGTAGACACTGACCCGGAGGCATTGAAGAAACAAGATCCCTCTGACTTTGCCCTGTGGAAAGCTGCCAAACCAGGAGAACCTTTCTGGGA is a genomic window of Oscillatoria sp. FACHB-1407 containing:
- a CDS encoding CobW family GTP-binding protein, with product MPSAVTPAQSETMNDLKRGLPVTIITGFLGSGKTTLLNHILTNQEGLKTAVLVNEFGEIGIDNELIVDTGDDNNMVELSNGCICCTINNDLLEAVYKVLERQDKIDYLVVETTGLADPLPVALTFLGTELRDLTRLDSIVTVVDSANYSLDLFNSQAALNQIVYGDIILLNKADLVDEADLDLLEVKVRDTIKQVRGTTTDEARILRTTKSQVPLPLILSVGLFDASNYFDEGAKGHDHDHHDHDHHGHDHDHHAHSHHDHDHEHHHDHDHHDHSACDHDHGHCTHDHDHDHHHSNHLEIDGFTSVSFQSDRPFAIRKFQYFLDNQLPANVFRAKGILWFDESRNDDGSPRRHIFHLSGRRFTLDDSEWKSAPKNQLVLIGQNLDHDAIKEQLQACVCVPSTNRGRGFGKK
- a CDS encoding nuclear transport factor 2 family protein, whose amino-acid sequence is MTTELQPTTELKAIFADIQQLIAQGQVMQIFEKYYGDDVVMQENEAPATVGKVANRAREEAFFANLVEFRAAELKNVAFGENVIISEWFLDYTHAEWGKRTYYQVSVQQWKDGKVVHERFYYGA
- a CDS encoding pentapeptide repeat-containing protein; amino-acid sequence: MMSAIDRDNLRKCYAAGQRNFVAVNLTGISLERVDLTAADLTRAILNSVDLTRAVLIQTNLRNASLYSANLSYAKLNRANLSGADLTKANLKGATLVGADLREARLSGAILTGVNMRSANLAGVNLCGADLRGINLRSADLTGANLNWANLSGARLSGAQLDGASLIGVKLSDAFLNGVDLQGVDLDGVNLSGARLSGANLTSANLTAANLSHTQLRVAYLMRSNLHAADLSAADLRRSDLSAANLSQANLGQADFSEADLTGAALNSANLFKANFNRACLREAYLWGAKLIGTNLQQANLTKASLRGGALDEAKQQAVVFTGAIMPDGKVHS
- a CDS encoding DUF2259 domain-containing protein; translation: MQYRRWLALSVAIALIVLATPGLATTIRSTRRMAGFSSDSQYYVYLETSRNLGSGIPKAVLQVIDIADSTCVAGGCLETRYGESDSNLSVRDAETDLLQQTWTLRQELGLTPPVAGIPLTIASRSRTADGTETVNVNLGDRRSVRLVLQQRAEPSRAAFRLEAQYAGQRRSLGSLSRFLNGILRYSIREVYASPDEDSIVVLLTAMRPAFEGTLETTLVQSFELRR
- a CDS encoding MarR family winged helix-turn-helix transcriptional regulator, which gives rise to MLDPLRNSTWRLFLTAHTRLIARIEQNLTAAKLPPLEWYDVLFALKEAEGYRLRLSELAERVLLSRSNLTRLVDRLEKAELLRREPCPSDRRGTFAILTETGLTMQQQMWVVYSEGIADYFASHLNDDEVKTLQVIFQRLLGVAD
- a CDS encoding glutathione S-transferase family protein translates to MATKLPMLKLISFHLCPYVQRSIITLTEKQIPHEREYIDLSNKPDWFLKISPLGKVPLLLVDNEVLFESAVICEYLDEITPGSLHPADPLLKAKHRSWIEFGSNILSKIAGFYAAKDEDSFAAKRQDLIASFEILETQLNAEPYFVGEKFSLIDAVYAPVFRYFVAFEQYQNFGFFTHTPKVNAWREALLQRPSVQNAVSDDYFERLDDFFRRRDSVLSNLIKQANDTVLVAN